In Pantoea cypripedii, the following proteins share a genomic window:
- a CDS encoding Grx4 family monothiol glutaredoxin, with protein sequence MSTVEKIQRQIAENPILLYMKGSPKLPSCGFSAQAVQALSACGERFAYVDILQNPDIRAELPKYANWPTFPQLWVDGELVGGCDIIVEMFQRGELQPLIKETAEKYKEAE encoded by the coding sequence ATGAGTACTGTTGAAAAAATTCAGCGCCAGATCGCAGAAAACCCGATCCTGCTGTATATGAAAGGTTCGCCGAAACTGCCAAGCTGCGGTTTCTCTGCGCAGGCGGTGCAGGCTCTGTCTGCCTGTGGTGAGCGCTTCGCGTATGTTGATATCCTGCAAAACCCGGATATCCGTGCTGAATTGCCGAAATATGCCAACTGGCCAACGTTCCCGCAGCTGTGGGTTGATGGCGAGCTGGTCGGTGGTTGCGACATCATCGTTGAGATGTTCCAGCGTGGTGAGCTGCAACCGCTGATTAAAGAAACTGCTGAGAAGTATAAAGAAGCAGAATAA
- the rnt gene encoding ribonuclease T: MSESNDLNALHQRFRGFYPVVIDVETAGFNAKTDALLEIAATTLKMDEDGWLHRDETLHFHVEPFEGAILNPDALAFTGIDPSNPLRGAVSEYEALHAIFKMVRKGTKDSHCNRAIIVAHNATFDHGFLMAAAERAGLKRNPFHPFATFDTAALSGLVLGQTVLAKACKAAGMDFDSTQAHSALYDTEQTATLFCELVNRWKRLGGWPVAFNDDVSEDDAE; this comes from the coding sequence ATGTCTGAATCGAACGACTTAAACGCTCTCCATCAACGCTTTCGCGGTTTTTATCCCGTGGTGATCGACGTCGAAACGGCCGGTTTTAATGCTAAAACCGATGCCCTGCTGGAAATTGCCGCCACCACACTCAAAATGGATGAAGACGGCTGGCTGCATCGCGACGAAACACTGCATTTTCACGTTGAACCTTTTGAAGGCGCGATTCTTAACCCAGATGCACTGGCGTTTACCGGGATTGATCCCAGCAACCCGCTCCGCGGCGCGGTGAGCGAATATGAAGCGTTACATGCAATTTTTAAGATGGTGCGTAAAGGCACAAAGGACAGTCACTGCAATCGGGCGATAATTGTGGCGCATAACGCCACCTTTGATCATGGCTTTCTGATGGCGGCTGCCGAGCGCGCCGGTCTGAAACGCAACCCGTTCCATCCCTTTGCTACTTTTGATACCGCAGCATTAAGCGGCCTGGTGCTGGGTCAGACGGTGCTGGCAAAAGCCTGTAAAGCGGCAGGTATGGATTTCGATAGTACCCAGGCGCATTCTGCCTTGTATGACACTGAACAAACCGCGACGCTGTTTTGCGAGCTGGTCAATCGCTGGAAGCGCCTTGGCGGCTGGCCAGTGGCGTTCAATGACGATGTGTCGGAAGACGACGCAGAATGA
- the gloA gene encoding lactoylglutathione lyase has translation MRLLHTMLRVGDLQRSIDFYTRVLGMRLLRQSENTEYKYTLAFVGYTEESEGAVIELTYNWGVESYDLGNAYGHIALGVDDVAATCDRIRDAGGKVTREAGPVKGGTTVIAFVEDPDGYKIELIENKHAGHGIGN, from the coding sequence ATGCGTTTACTTCACACCATGTTACGTGTTGGCGATTTGCAGCGTTCCATTGATTTTTACACCCGTGTGCTGGGCATGCGCCTGCTGCGTCAGAGCGAAAACACCGAATATAAGTACACCCTGGCTTTTGTTGGTTACACCGAAGAAAGCGAAGGTGCCGTGATTGAGCTGACCTATAACTGGGGCGTCGAGAGCTATGATCTCGGCAACGCCTACGGGCACATTGCACTGGGCGTTGATGATGTCGCCGCCACCTGCGACCGCATCCGCGATGCCGGTGGTAAAGTCACCCGTGAAGCTGGCCCGGTTAAAGGCGGCACCACGGTGATTGCGTTTGTCGAAGATCCGGATGGCTACAAAATCGAACTGATCGAAAACAAACATGCCGGACACGGCATCGGCAACTAA
- a CDS encoding alkene reductase, with protein sequence MASKQLFSPLKVGAITVPNRVFMAPLTRLRSIEPGDIPTPLMAEYYQQRASAGLIITEATQISFQAKGYAGAPGLHTQQQIAAWKVINEAIHGAGGHSAVQLWHTGRISHNSVQPDGLPPVAPSALAAGTRTSLRHADGTVYREDTSVPRELSVAEIQQIVADFGQAAANAREADFDLLELHSAHGYLMHQFLAPGSNQRTDEYGGSIAKRGRFALEVVDAAIANWSADRIGIRISPIGAFQNLENGADEEAAALWYISELGKRKLAYLHLSEPDWAGGQPYSDAFREKVRALFPGVIIGAGAYTIEKADDLIQRGLIDAVAFGRDFIANPDLVARLQQDAPLNPQRPETFYGGGAEGYTDYPTL encoded by the coding sequence ATGGCGAGTAAACAGTTGTTCTCCCCCCTGAAAGTGGGTGCGATTACCGTGCCTAACCGTGTTTTCATGGCCCCTCTGACGCGTCTGCGCAGCATTGAGCCAGGCGATATCCCCACCCCGCTGATGGCTGAGTATTATCAGCAGCGTGCCAGCGCCGGGTTGATCATCACGGAAGCGACCCAGATTTCTTTCCAGGCGAAAGGTTATGCCGGTGCGCCGGGGCTGCATACCCAGCAGCAAATCGCCGCGTGGAAAGTCATCAACGAGGCCATTCACGGCGCGGGCGGACACAGCGCGGTGCAACTGTGGCATACCGGGCGTATCTCCCATAATAGCGTGCAGCCAGATGGTCTGCCGCCGGTTGCCCCTTCCGCTCTGGCTGCCGGTACCCGTACCTCACTGCGTCACGCCGATGGCACCGTGTACCGTGAAGATACCTCCGTACCGCGTGAGCTCAGCGTGGCAGAAATTCAACAGATCGTGGCGGATTTCGGCCAGGCTGCGGCTAACGCACGCGAAGCAGACTTTGATTTGCTGGAACTGCATTCGGCGCACGGTTATCTGATGCATCAGTTCCTCGCCCCTGGCTCCAACCAGCGTACGGACGAGTACGGCGGTTCGATTGCCAAACGTGGTCGTTTCGCCCTTGAAGTGGTGGATGCGGCGATTGCTAACTGGTCTGCCGATCGTATCGGTATCCGTATTTCACCGATTGGTGCTTTCCAGAATCTGGAAAATGGCGCGGATGAAGAAGCCGCCGCCCTGTGGTACATCTCGGAATTGGGCAAACGTAAACTGGCTTATCTGCACCTGTCAGAACCAGACTGGGCGGGTGGTCAGCCTTATAGCGACGCTTTCCGTGAGAAAGTGCGCGCGTTGTTCCCAGGGGTGATCATCGGTGCCGGTGCCTACACGATAGAAAAAGCGGATGACCTGATTCAGCGTGGCCTGATTGATGCCGTCGCGTTTGGTCGTGATTTTATCGCCAACCCGGATTTGGTCGCCCGCCTGCAACAGGATGCGCCACTGAATCCGCAGCGTCCGGAAACCTTCTACGGTGGCGGGGCCGAAGGTTATACCGATTACCCGACGTTATAA
- a CDS encoding TetR/AcrR family transcriptional regulator, with translation MNKTLQRNETREHLLATGEQLCLQRGFTGMGLSEMLTLAEVPKGSFYHYFRSKEAFGVALLERYFVHHLQTIEQQLNQPGATARERFLQHFRSAERLFIEQGHIMGCLGVKLSAEVCDLSEPMRDALQHGATAVINAYARCLDDVAAEQPLLYGQSPQQLAQRCYLLWLGASLQSKISREPGPISLALETIEQWLIRH, from the coding sequence ATGAACAAGACTCTGCAACGCAACGAAACCCGTGAACATCTGCTCGCTACCGGCGAGCAGCTGTGTTTACAACGCGGTTTTACCGGTATGGGCCTCAGTGAAATGCTGACGCTGGCGGAAGTGCCGAAAGGTTCGTTTTATCACTACTTCCGTTCAAAAGAAGCTTTTGGTGTGGCCCTGCTGGAGCGCTATTTTGTCCACCATTTGCAGACGATTGAGCAGCAACTTAATCAGCCTGGTGCCACAGCGCGTGAGCGTTTCCTGCAACACTTTCGCTCGGCGGAACGTTTATTTATCGAACAAGGCCATATCATGGGTTGTCTCGGGGTGAAGCTGTCCGCCGAGGTGTGCGACCTGTCGGAGCCGATGCGGGATGCGCTGCAACATGGCGCAACGGCGGTGATTAACGCCTATGCCCGCTGTCTCGATGATGTGGCAGCAGAACAACCGTTGTTGTATGGGCAAAGCCCGCAACAGCTGGCACAGCGTTGCTATCTGCTGTGGCTGGGTGCCAGCCTGCAAAGCAAGATCTCAAGAGAGCCAGGCCCGATTAGTCTGGCGCTCGAAACCATTGAACAGTGGCTGATCCGCCACTGA
- the eptA gene encoding phosphoethanolamine transferase EptA has protein sequence MKFPNKLQCHSGWFNFSAAFFFGVVLNGLFLLRAWQIIPYTRLHDYLFAASIPVVLIAAFYFIFTLLAWPFIRKPLLILLVLTSAAANYFMHSFGTVIDTNMIENVFESNAQEAGALISRTWVIWMLLMGILPAAFITSVRIRSGQRWWWSLLQRLAGALGALLIILLMAVLFYKDYASLVRNNKGLVKMITPANIVSGTGHYVDQRWLQGSQQLVKIGEDAHKGPLIAAEQKKTLVVLVVGETGRAEDFSLGGYARETNPQLKQQQVIYYPQTSSCGTETAVSVPCMFSNMPREQYDANLAHHQEGLLDVLAHAGVSVLWRENDGGCKGACDRVPHTDMTLWNLPQYCHDGFCLDDVLLHNLDNYIGSLHNDGIIVLHQMGSHGPAYYQRYPAEFRRFTPTCDSNQIQDCDHQALVNTYDNSLLYTDDMLSRTIDKLKGLSDRFNVAMVYLSDHGESLGEHGMYLHGAPYMFAPSQQTHIPLLMWMSPDYAATYHINQGCLRQQAADQPVSQDNLFHTLLGMFNIQTNEYQPKLDMIRSCQAAS, from the coding sequence ATGAAATTCCCGAATAAGTTACAGTGTCACTCTGGCTGGTTTAATTTCAGCGCCGCGTTTTTCTTTGGTGTTGTGCTAAATGGCCTGTTTTTGCTGCGCGCATGGCAAATTATTCCTTACACACGGCTGCACGATTATCTGTTCGCCGCCAGTATTCCCGTGGTCCTGATCGCGGCGTTCTACTTTATTTTTACCCTGCTCGCCTGGCCATTTATCCGTAAACCGCTATTGATCCTGCTGGTGCTGACCAGCGCCGCTGCCAACTACTTTATGCACAGCTTCGGTACGGTTATCGATACCAACATGATTGAAAACGTGTTTGAGTCGAATGCCCAGGAAGCCGGTGCGCTGATCAGCCGTACATGGGTCATTTGGATGCTGCTGATGGGGATTCTGCCTGCGGCGTTTATCACCAGCGTACGTATCCGCTCAGGACAACGCTGGTGGTGGAGCCTGTTGCAGCGCCTGGCCGGTGCCCTCGGTGCGTTGTTGATAATCCTGCTGATGGCGGTGCTGTTTTATAAAGATTACGCCTCACTGGTCCGCAACAACAAAGGGCTGGTAAAAATGATCACCCCAGCCAATATCGTCAGCGGTACTGGCCATTATGTCGATCAACGTTGGTTACAGGGTAGTCAGCAACTGGTGAAGATTGGCGAAGATGCCCATAAAGGCCCGTTAATCGCCGCCGAACAGAAAAAAACGCTGGTGGTACTGGTGGTGGGCGAAACCGGTCGTGCTGAAGACTTTTCCCTCGGCGGCTATGCGCGTGAAACCAATCCGCAGCTGAAACAGCAGCAGGTGATCTACTATCCGCAAACCAGCTCCTGCGGCACCGAAACCGCCGTTTCCGTACCCTGCATGTTCTCGAATATGCCGCGTGAGCAATACGATGCCAATCTGGCCCACCATCAGGAAGGTCTGCTCGATGTGCTGGCCCATGCCGGGGTAAGCGTACTGTGGCGCGAAAATGACGGTGGCTGCAAAGGTGCCTGCGATCGTGTCCCGCATACCGATATGACCCTGTGGAACCTGCCGCAATATTGCCATGACGGTTTTTGTCTTGATGATGTCCTGCTGCACAATCTGGACAACTACATCGGCAGCCTGCATAACGACGGCATTATCGTGCTGCATCAGATGGGTAGTCACGGTCCGGCTTATTATCAGCGTTATCCGGCCGAATTCCGTCGCTTTACCCCAACCTGTGACAGCAACCAGATTCAGGATTGTGATCACCAGGCGCTGGTGAATACCTATGATAATTCGCTGCTGTACACCGACGATATGCTGAGTCGTACCATTGATAAACTCAAAGGGTTGAGCGATCGCTTCAATGTGGCGATGGTTTACCTTTCTGACCACGGCGAATCGCTGGGTGAGCATGGTATGTATCTGCACGGCGCGCCCTATATGTTTGCTCCCTCGCAGCAAACCCATATACCGCTGCTGATGTGGATGTCGCCAGACTACGCCGCCACATACCATATTAATCAGGGGTGTTTACGTCAGCAGGCCGCCGATCAGCCGGTGTCACAGGACAATCTGTTCCATACTCTGCTCGGCATGTTCAACATCCAGACCAACGAGTATCAGCCAAAACTGGATATGATCAGATCGTGCCAGGCAGCCAGCTAA
- a CDS encoding DUF1289 domain-containing protein: MAEQLEFFPVPSPCRGICQSDARGYCRGCLRSREERFDWMKYSDAQKRHVLRLCRQRWLRLQRSQKPEEPDEPQQPSLF; the protein is encoded by the coding sequence GTGGCCGAGCAACTTGAGTTTTTTCCTGTCCCCAGTCCCTGCCGGGGGATTTGCCAGAGCGATGCTCGTGGCTATTGTCGTGGCTGCCTGCGCAGTCGCGAGGAACGTTTTGACTGGATGAAATACAGTGATGCGCAAAAACGCCATGTGCTGCGTTTATGCCGTCAGCGCTGGTTACGCCTGCAACGCAGCCAAAAGCCCGAAGAACCTGACGAACCTCAACAACCCTCACTGTTCTGA
- a CDS encoding aldo/keto reductase, whose translation MLQPQQIAPQGPKFSPLIMGYWRLMEWGMTPQQCVEFIEHHLALGITTVDHADIYGDYQCEAAFGAALKLAPGLREKLQIVTKCGIATRAKPEHHIGHYITDARHILQSAENSLRHFGTDYLDLLLIHRPDPLMDADEVAEAFLSLHQSGKVRHFGVSNFTPTQFTLLQSRLPFTLATNQLEISPLEQSALLDGTLDQCQQLRMRPMAWSCLGGGRLFNDPHYQPLRDELNQVKQEIGASNIEQVVYAWVMKLPSRPLPIIGSGKAARVSDAVAGSQLTLDRQQWFRIRKAALGYDVP comes from the coding sequence ATGTTACAACCGCAACAAATTGCCCCGCAGGGACCGAAATTTTCACCGCTGATCATGGGTTACTGGCGTCTGATGGAATGGGGCATGACGCCACAGCAGTGCGTGGAGTTTATCGAGCATCATCTGGCGCTGGGCATCACCACGGTTGACCATGCGGATATTTATGGTGACTACCAATGCGAGGCCGCGTTCGGCGCAGCACTGAAACTGGCGCCGGGTTTACGTGAAAAGCTGCAAATCGTCACCAAATGCGGCATCGCGACGCGCGCTAAACCGGAACACCACATCGGTCACTACATCACCGATGCCCGCCATATTTTGCAGAGTGCAGAAAATTCGCTGCGCCATTTTGGCACTGACTATCTCGACCTGCTGTTGATTCATCGGCCTGACCCACTGATGGATGCCGATGAGGTCGCAGAGGCGTTCCTCTCATTGCATCAGAGTGGAAAAGTGCGTCATTTCGGGGTCTCCAATTTCACCCCGACGCAATTCACCCTGCTGCAATCCCGTCTGCCTTTTACCCTGGCGACCAACCAACTGGAAATTTCTCCGCTGGAACAATCGGCGCTACTGGATGGCACGCTGGATCAGTGCCAGCAATTGCGTATGCGCCCAATGGCCTGGTCCTGCCTCGGCGGTGGGCGTTTATTCAACGACCCGCATTACCAGCCGCTGCGTGACGAACTGAACCAGGTGAAACAGGAAATCGGTGCCAGCAATATTGAACAGGTGGTGTATGCCTGGGTGATGAAACTGCCCAGCCGGCCGTTACCGATCATCGGTTCCGGTAAAGCAGCACGCGTCAGCGATGCGGTGGCGGGCAGCCAGTTGACGCTGGATCGCCAGCAGTGGTTCCGCATTCGTAAGGCCGCATTGGGCTACGATGTGCCCTGA
- the sodC gene encoding superoxide dismutase family protein: MNRTLIAVLALLCTGVAQAASEEVELHKVTEQGIGAAIGKVTITETPYGLQFTPALSGLPAGIHGFHVHANGSCEPGESAGKKVAAGAAGGHFDPGKTGKHLGPYAEGHLGDLPALYVGDDGKANYPVLAPRIKSLDEIKGKALMVHVGGDNHADHPQPLGGGGARFACGVI, translated from the coding sequence ATGAATAGAACCCTGATTGCTGTTCTGGCGCTGCTCTGTACCGGCGTTGCCCAGGCTGCTAGCGAAGAAGTGGAGCTGCACAAGGTGACGGAACAAGGTATTGGCGCGGCGATAGGTAAAGTGACCATCACCGAAACCCCCTACGGGCTGCAATTTACTCCCGCCCTGAGTGGCTTGCCTGCGGGCATCCATGGCTTCCATGTCCATGCCAACGGCAGCTGTGAACCTGGCGAATCGGCCGGGAAAAAGGTGGCGGCGGGTGCGGCGGGGGGGCATTTTGATCCCGGAAAAACTGGCAAACATCTGGGACCCTATGCCGAAGGCCACCTGGGTGATCTGCCTGCGTTATATGTCGGCGATGACGGTAAAGCGAATTATCCGGTGCTGGCCCCGCGTATCAAATCCCTTGATGAAATCAAAGGGAAAGCCCTAATGGTACATGTGGGCGGTGACAATCATGCTGATCACCCGCAACCGCTGGGTGGCGGCGGTGCCCGCTTTGCCTGTGGTGTGATTTAA
- a CDS encoding FUSC family protein, with protein MNFQWLAWQNLPWIKASGGQWRYALRNAIAMCLALSVAYALQLDQPYWAMTSAAVVSFPTVGGAISKSLGRIVGSLLGATAALLIAGHTLNEPWLFAFFMASWLALCTWIANHFQNNVAYAFSLAGYTAAIIAFSSVNITDISDLWTITQARVCEVISGILCAGLMMMVLPSTSDGHALMGSLRQMHARLLDHAVLLLQQGSTDNVRTAHENVISQILTMNLLRIQAFWSHYRFRRQNNVLNYVLHQQLRLTSVLSSLRRMLLNWPDAPQPLFDAMQKLLHELAQPECDKYRLALILRSITPAAEGDYRQRAFVQRLRYFAWVYLNVQRWIRLIERADADTRFQPPRVPSLARESDNAEAGWSALRTFSVIMLGCAYWIATQWDSGAAALTLTAIACVLYSSAPSPTGSISLLLKTLLWLSVFSFVLQFGLMVQISALWQFLLVLFPLLLTLQLFKLQQKTRAGMWGQFIVFMGSFIAVSNPPDWDYQSFLNDNLAKVCGVMLAWLAFQVLRPSSDARRSRRHIRALRHAFLDQLRRHPRLSESRFESQIYHHISQLSNSRDEQARVWLLRWGVVLLNCSHIVWQLREWQPSSPTLAQMRDCSLQDLQRIMSLRGVRHISLQATLDELEEMIAHLPVTQDSEANTLAGILWRLRCSLAQLKQAVPTDNIVAAAD; from the coding sequence ATGAATTTTCAGTGGCTGGCGTGGCAAAATCTGCCGTGGATTAAAGCCTCAGGCGGCCAATGGCGTTATGCCTTGCGCAACGCCATTGCGATGTGTCTGGCGCTCTCCGTCGCCTATGCACTGCAACTGGATCAACCCTACTGGGCAATGACGTCAGCAGCGGTCGTCAGCTTTCCCACCGTGGGCGGCGCGATCAGCAAAAGCCTGGGCCGTATCGTCGGCAGTCTGCTCGGTGCCACCGCTGCCCTGCTGATTGCCGGACATACGCTGAATGAACCCTGGTTATTTGCCTTTTTTATGGCCAGCTGGCTGGCGTTATGTACCTGGATTGCCAATCACTTTCAAAACAATGTGGCCTATGCCTTCTCGCTGGCCGGTTATACTGCCGCGATCATCGCGTTCAGCAGCGTTAATATCACTGACATCAGCGACTTATGGACCATTACCCAGGCACGCGTCTGCGAGGTCATTTCCGGGATTTTGTGTGCCGGGCTGATGATGATGGTGCTGCCCAGCACCTCTGATGGTCACGCATTGATGGGATCGCTGCGGCAAATGCATGCCCGGTTGCTGGACCATGCGGTGCTGCTGTTGCAGCAAGGCAGTACCGATAATGTCCGCACTGCCCATGAGAATGTCATCAGCCAGATTCTGACCATGAACCTGCTGCGCATTCAGGCCTTCTGGAGCCACTACCGTTTTCGTCGGCAAAATAACGTGCTCAACTACGTGCTACATCAGCAGCTGCGTTTAACCAGCGTGCTTTCCAGCCTGCGCCGGATGTTGCTGAACTGGCCGGATGCGCCGCAACCCTTATTTGACGCTATGCAGAAATTGCTGCACGAACTGGCCCAACCGGAATGTGATAAATACCGGCTGGCATTGATTCTGCGCAGCATCACCCCCGCCGCAGAGGGCGATTATCGGCAGCGCGCCTTTGTGCAGCGCCTGCGCTACTTTGCCTGGGTTTACCTTAACGTGCAGCGCTGGATCAGACTGATCGAACGCGCCGATGCCGATACGCGCTTTCAGCCACCGCGTGTTCCCTCACTGGCACGGGAAAGTGACAATGCAGAAGCGGGCTGGAGCGCGTTACGCACTTTCAGCGTGATTATGCTGGGTTGTGCGTACTGGATCGCGACCCAATGGGATTCCGGCGCAGCAGCGCTGACCCTCACCGCCATCGCCTGTGTACTGTATTCTTCAGCTCCCTCACCCACCGGCAGCATCTCCCTGTTGCTGAAAACGTTGCTGTGGCTGTCCGTGTTCAGCTTTGTGTTGCAGTTTGGCTTGATGGTGCAAATCAGCGCGCTGTGGCAGTTTTTGCTGGTGCTGTTCCCGCTGTTGCTGACATTGCAGCTGTTCAAATTGCAGCAGAAAACACGCGCCGGGATGTGGGGGCAATTTATTGTCTTTATGGGATCGTTTATTGCCGTCAGTAACCCGCCGGATTGGGATTACCAGAGTTTTCTCAACGATAACCTGGCAAAAGTTTGTGGTGTGATGCTGGCCTGGCTGGCGTTTCAGGTGCTGCGCCCCAGCTCGGATGCGCGCCGCAGTCGGCGTCATATTCGTGCGTTGCGCCATGCCTTCCTCGATCAACTGCGCCGCCACCCCCGTTTAAGCGAGAGCCGCTTTGAATCGCAGATTTATCATCATATCAGCCAGTTAAGTAACAGCCGCGATGAACAGGCGCGCGTATGGCTGCTGCGTTGGGGCGTGGTGCTGCTCAACTGTTCGCATATTGTCTGGCAACTGCGTGAGTGGCAGCCCAGCTCTCCCACCCTGGCCCAGATGCGTGACTGCAGTTTGCAGGATTTACAGCGAATCATGAGCCTGCGGGGTGTGCGCCACATCTCTTTGCAGGCAACGCTGGATGAACTGGAGGAAATGATTGCCCATCTCCCGGTCACGCAAGACAGCGAAGCCAATACCCTTGCCGGCATTCTCTGGCGTTTACGCTGTTCGCTGGCGCAACTGAAACAGGCCGTGCCTACTGACAATATTGTTGCTGCTGCCGATTGA
- a CDS encoding HlyD family secretion protein — protein sequence MKFNPFKYFSTLVVFTLALLAGWWMWNYYMQSPWTRDGKVRAELVDITPQVSGRIITLAVRDNQFVHKGQTLLTIDPVPWQIALENAEAQLAKAQSDQEKAQHELARRSNLPRNVISAEDLDAARLTANAAAATTKAAQATLDQARWNLQQTEISAPTDGWVSNLTLRPGNYATAGTPLFALVDSHSFYVMGYFEETKLRHIQPGATANIVLYSNGQRLQGKVESIGRAIYDQSVDSDSGLVPDIKPNVPWVRLAQRVPVRIQLDAIPDDVPLVAGTTCTISIVR from the coding sequence ATGAAATTCAATCCCTTTAAATACTTTTCTACTTTGGTGGTGTTTACCCTGGCACTACTGGCGGGCTGGTGGATGTGGAACTACTACATGCAATCACCCTGGACGCGGGATGGCAAAGTACGTGCTGAACTGGTGGATATCACCCCGCAGGTCTCTGGCCGCATCATTACGCTTGCGGTACGCGACAATCAGTTTGTGCATAAAGGACAAACCCTGCTGACGATCGATCCAGTGCCATGGCAAATCGCACTGGAGAATGCCGAAGCCCAGCTGGCGAAAGCGCAGTCGGACCAGGAAAAGGCCCAACATGAGCTAGCCCGGCGCAGCAACCTGCCGCGTAACGTGATTTCCGCAGAGGATCTCGACGCCGCCCGTCTGACGGCCAACGCTGCCGCCGCCACCACCAAAGCTGCCCAGGCCACGCTGGATCAGGCGCGCTGGAATTTGCAGCAAACCGAAATCAGCGCGCCGACTGATGGCTGGGTCAGCAATCTCACGCTGCGCCCCGGCAACTATGCCACCGCCGGTACGCCGCTGTTTGCGCTGGTCGATAGCCACTCTTTTTACGTGATGGGGTATTTCGAAGAGACCAAGCTGCGCCATATCCAGCCAGGTGCCACCGCGAATATCGTGCTGTACAGCAACGGTCAGCGTTTGCAGGGCAAAGTTGAAAGCATTGGCCGTGCCATTTATGACCAGAGTGTCGATAGCGACAGCGGTCTGGTGCCGGATATCAAACCGAACGTCCCCTGGGTACGGCTGGCGCAGCGTGTTCCGGTGCGTATTCAACTGGATGCCATCCCGGATGATGTCCCGCTGGTGGCGGGCACCACCTGCACCATTTCGATTGTGCGCTGA
- a CDS encoding DUF1656 domain-containing protein: protein MSVFLITANAPLTDLVFGASLFFPPLFKAVLLGFFFWLLIHPLLRGWMYSGDIWHPTLMDLSLFVLCVTAALWLLSLG, encoded by the coding sequence GTGTCTGTTTTCCTCATTACCGCTAACGCCCCGCTTACCGACCTGGTATTTGGTGCCTCTTTGTTCTTCCCACCGCTATTCAAAGCGGTGCTGCTGGGTTTCTTTTTCTGGCTACTCATCCATCCGTTGCTACGTGGCTGGATGTACTCCGGTGATATCTGGCATCCCACTTTAATGGATCTTTCCCTGTTTGTTCTGTGCGTCACCGCCGCACTTTGGTTATTGAGCCTCGGATAA
- the slyA gene encoding transcriptional regulator SlyA, which produces MDTTLGTDLSRLVRIWRALIDQRLKPLELTQTHWVTLHNIHQLPPEQSQIQLAKAIGIEQPSLVRTLDQLEEKGLITRATCANDRRAKRIKLTRQAEPIIEQVESVIDATRDDILNGISLEEVNQMVTLIARLERNILELQNREK; this is translated from the coding sequence ATGGATACGACACTCGGAACGGATTTATCTCGCCTGGTGCGCATCTGGCGTGCCTTGATTGACCAGCGTCTCAAGCCGCTTGAGTTAACGCAAACGCATTGGGTGACGTTACACAATATTCATCAACTCCCGCCAGAGCAGTCGCAGATTCAGTTGGCGAAAGCCATTGGTATTGAGCAACCTTCGCTGGTGCGCACGCTCGATCAGCTGGAAGAGAAGGGGTTGATTACCCGTGCTACCTGCGCAAACGATCGCCGTGCCAAGCGCATCAAACTGACGCGGCAGGCCGAGCCGATTATCGAGCAGGTCGAAAGTGTGATCGATGCCACCCGCGACGATATTCTCAACGGTATCAGCCTGGAGGAGGTGAATCAGATGGTGACGCTGATTGCCCGGCTGGAGAGAAATATTCTCGAATTACAAAATCGCGAGAAATAA
- the slyB gene encoding outer membrane lipoprotein SlyB: MIKRFLVVSLTGLTLAGCVSNDTLSGDVYSANEAKQVQSVSYGTLVSVRPVKIQGGDENNVIGAIGGAVLGGFLGNTIGGGSGRSLATAGGAVLGGVAGQGVQSTLNKSDGVELEIRKDDGNTIMVVQKQAATRFSVGQRVVMASNGSQVTVSPR; this comes from the coding sequence ATGATTAAGCGTTTCCTGGTCGTCTCACTGACTGGCTTAACGCTGGCAGGTTGTGTCAGCAATGACACCCTCTCCGGCGATGTTTACAGTGCCAATGAAGCCAAACAGGTACAAAGCGTTTCCTACGGCACCCTGGTGTCGGTCCGTCCGGTTAAGATTCAGGGCGGTGATGAGAACAACGTGATTGGCGCCATTGGTGGCGCTGTATTAGGTGGGTTCCTGGGTAATACCATCGGTGGCGGCAGCGGCCGTTCACTGGCAACCGCAGGCGGTGCCGTGCTGGGTGGCGTTGCGGGTCAGGGCGTACAGAGTACTCTGAACAAAAGTGACGGTGTAGAGCTGGAAATCCGTAAGGATGACGGTAACACCATCATGGTGGTGCAGAAGCAGGCAGCAACCCGCTTCTCTGTCGGCCAGCGTGTTGTCATGGCGTCGAACGGCAGCCAGGTTACCGTATCGCCGCGCTAA